One Dunckerocampus dactyliophorus isolate RoL2022-P2 chromosome 18, RoL_Ddac_1.1, whole genome shotgun sequence genomic region harbors:
- the LOC129170702 gene encoding myeloid-associated differentiation marker-like, with the protein MIHVDVHSLTQPVGVLRLLAIILTCVTFSLVASAGYVPSPYWAWCMFTWCFCFFFTLLVIVLDFTTFSGKLPFAWDDFTTAFAMLASLMCLAAAIIYPVFFTCQVCHRQIGASVVAWACLGVYVGEVTLTRLRPGGQINGFLSTLPGLMKMLEVFLACLTFTSLEKGQYADTPELQWCVAVFSLCFILAMLIILLTGGQLTSRVPFFDKMVIVYDILAAVTYMTAVVIWPLYSFPNNARPPNCGYLCSWDKLVMVTIMTLLNFCVYTVDCVYSIRLVLFVSSE; encoded by the coding sequence ATGATCCACGTTGACGTTCACTCCCTCACCCAGCCGGTGGGCGTCCTGCGCTTGCTGGCCATCATCCTCACGTGTGTGACTTTTAGCTTGGTGGCATCCGCGGGGTACGTCCCTTCTCCTTACTGGGCATGGTGCATGTTCACCTGGtgcttctgcttcttcttcacCCTCCTCGTCATCGTCCTGGACTTCACCACCTTCAGCGGCAAGCTACCTTTCGCCTGGGACGACTTCACCACCGCCTTCGCCATGCTGGCGAGCCTCATGTGCCTGGCCGCCGCCATCATTTACCCCGTTTTCTTCACTTGCCAGGTATGCCACCGGCAAATCGGCGCCTCCGTGGTGGCGTGGGCGTGTCTGGGGGTGTACGTCGGCGAGGTGACTCTAACTCGCCTTCGCCCGGGCGGGCAAATAAACGGCTTCCTCTCCACGTTGCCCGGCTTAATGAAAATGCTGGAGGTTTTCCTCGCCTGCCTTACCTTCACGTCTCTGGAGAAGGGCCAGTACGCAGACACCCCGGAGCTGCAGTGGTGTGTGGCCGTGTTCTCCTTGTGCTTCATCTTGGCCATGCTTATCATCCTGCTCACGGGCGGACAGCTGACCTCACGCGTGCCCTTCTTTGACAAGATGGTGATCGTTTATGACATTTTAGCCGCAGTCACGTACATGACGGCTGTGGTGATCTGGCCTCTTTATAGTTTTCCAAACAACGCCAGACCCCCGAACTGTGGCTACCTGTGCTCATGGGATAAACTGGTGATGGTCACCATCATGACTCTTCTCAACTTCTGTGTTTACACCGTGGACTGTGTCTACTCCATACGGCTTGTCTTGTTTGTCAGCAGCGAGTGA
- the LOC129170700 gene encoding somatostatin receptor type 5-like, which produces MADYNMTLPSEEAEMPTRGYSANLTNMSEPLPFGVVTAVVYTIVFIVGLLGNTLAIFVVIRYSKMKTVTNMYILNLALADELYILGIPFLGTSSVLSYWPYGDFFCKVCMTADAMSQFTSTFCLTVMSIDRYLAVVHPIRSAKWRRPQVARIFSGMLWVVSFLVVLPVTIYSHVQEGLNTCNITWPEMQNWWSVVFILYTSILGFFGPLLVISICYLLIVIKVRSAGVRAGVTKRRKSERKVTRMVVIIVLVFVLCWMPFFTTNIVNLVYIIPENNATAAVYFFLVILTYVNSCANPILYGFLSDKFNQSFQTVLCFHKTKCVANQGDAGQGAPSDRRRPILPSNGNIQNMQGVQMEAVGNRDDAKTVLNGQSVQ; this is translated from the exons ATGGCCGACTACAACATGACGTTGCCATCCGAGGAGGCTGAAATGCCCACAAGGGGCTACAGCGCCAACTTGACCAACATGAGTGAGCCACTGCCCTTCGGTGTGGTCACGGCGGTGGTCTACACCATCGTCTTTATCGTGGGTCTCCTGGGCAACACGCTGGCCATCTTTGTGGTGATCCGCTATTCCAAGATGAAGACAGTGACCAACATGTACATCCTCAACTTAGCCTTGGCGGACGAACTGTACATCCTAGGGATCCCCTTCCTGGGCACCAGCAGCGTGCTCTCCTACTGGCCGTATGGAGACTTCTTCTGCAAGGTGTGCATGACCGCCGACGCCATGAGCCAGTTCACGTCTACCTTTTGCCTGACGGTGATGAGCATCGATCGCTACCTGGCGGTGGTACATCCCATCCGCAGTGCCAAGTGGCGGAGGCCGCAGGTGGCCAGGATTTTCAGCGGCATGCTGTGGGTTGTGTCCTTTCTGGTTGTGCTGCCAGTCACCATCTACTCGCACGTGCAGGAGGGACTCAATACCTGCAACATCACGTGGCCCGAAATGCAGAACTGGTGGTCTGTTGTGTTTATCCTCTACACATCCATCCTTGGCTTCTTTGGACCGTTGCTGGTCATTAGCATCTGCTACCTGCTCATCGTCATCAAG GTGAGGTCGGCAGGCGTGCGCGCAGGCGTGACCAAGCGCCGTAAATCGGAGCGGAAGGTGACGCGCATGGTGGTGATCATTGTGCTGGTCTTCGTCCTTTGCTGGATGCCGTTCTTCACCACCAACATTGTCAACCTGGTCTACATCATCCCCGAGAACAACGCCACGGCCGCCGTCTACTTCTTCTTAGTCATCCTCACCTACGTCAACTCCTGCGCCAACCCCATCCTCTACGGCTTCCTGTCGGACAAATTCAACCAGAGCTTCCAGACTGTGCTTTGTTTCCACAAAACCAAATGTGTGGCCAACCAGGGGGACGCTGGACAGGGGGCACCGTCGGACCGCCGCCGCCCTATTTTACCATCCAATGGAAATATCCAGAACATGCAG GGTGTCCAGATGGAGGCTGTTGGGAACCGTGACGATGCAAAGACAGTCCTGAACGGCCAATCAGTGCAGTGA
- the LOC129170694 gene encoding zinc finger protein 774-like isoform X3, with product MLEDFVSMVTDIVPELLASSQRAQLILGLRARAVLELCQCEPTANFNIMQQHLERMNILIKMYATDEDDDPCSEFVDFVRHLLHSPAEREHFFVNVFPEEFGPSYDKALDALMEIFLSRLEAFLPWRTFQQVASTCDEVSSALVSSMESMRHCEELRTLLHNHREHSQLGNNDDSVDGTRILSALKRAAVKEHGLQGERPSALSPHGESETVTGDRIKTEIDEADWVEIADWEENAKSQLSNVSSPPMGDHVQVEKRDQSLPSRSVRANRGLKMKMILLEEKKGLNEDEDLPVKVSVTSPSHHSDNEDLCDRSNASSWSFYSDEDSDGGPHSWSEYSSDHSSDTAPVGSSPVEGLASLTNEDRGLAEVAPQKSSRHVQCFICNERVQTNLKTHLRTHFPDGQYTCPRCDSRFKLFTSLKLHLKRICSDHFRQQAGAGPAPGQDRYKCDQCEEAFKYKLSLEAHQRTHNELYCSVCRKVLKDAAMLERHKSSHPGFQCTRCEETFTLFKPLIRHFEDLHKISRPFDCDHCPKTFPSIRLLIRHEWKHTGSLPFRCALCGLRFRNDADLVSHQRVHTKEKPYLCAECGKTFSQRSNLLRHLHFIHSESKNEKKHFCTECQASFKEKGSLRLHQRRKHHKQLFRHPCPDCGKTFSASSINRHKLIHTGERPFKCTVPDCDKSFLSTAEVKKHVLMFHSTERPFKCDVCPKAFVTVGLLNMHAKIHLGKKPFVCDICLKAFPRRHSMNRHKKLVHSIAS from the exons ATGCTGGAGGATTTTGTTTCTATGGTGACAGACATTGTCCCAGAGCTGCTCGCCAGCTCCCAGAGGGCCCAACTCATCCTGGGCCTACGAGCGCGG GCTGTCTTGGAGTTATGTCAGTGCGAACCAACAGCCAATTTCAACATCATGCAGCAACACCTGGAGAGGATGAACATCCTCATCAAG ATGTATGCTACGGACGAGGATGACGATCCGTGCTCAGAATTTGTCGATTTTGTCAGACACTTGCTGCACAGTCCTGCTGAGAGGGAACACTTCTTTGTG AATGTTTTTCCAGAAGAGTTTGGCCCTTCATATGACAAAGCCCTTGACGCCCTGATGGAGATCTTTCTGTCCAGGCTTGAGGCTTTTCTTCCTTGGCGAACGTTCCAACag gTGGCGTCCACGTGTGATGAGGTGTCCTCTGCTCTGGTAAGCAGTATGGAGTCCATGCGGCACTGCGAGGAGCTCAGGACCCTGCTGCACAATCACAGGGAACACAGCCAGCTCGGAAACAACG ATGATTCCGTGGATGGCACCCGCATCCTGTCGGCTCTCAAGCGTGCCGCAGTGAAAGAACACGGCCTCCAGGGTGAGCGTCCAAGCGCACTTTCTCCGCACGGGGAATCGGAAACAGTCACAGGGGATCGCATCAAGACAGAGATCGACGAGGCTGATTGGGTAGAAATCGCAGATTGGgaggaaaatgcaaaaagtcAATTAAGTAATGTTTCTTCTCCTCCGATGGGCGACCACGTTCAAGTGGAAAAACGCGATCAGTCACTGCCGTCGCGATCTGTGCGAGCAAACCGAGGCTTAAAGATGAAAATGATTTTGTTGGAAGAGAAGAAAGGACTCAACGAGGACGAAGATCTCCCCGTGAAAGTGTCCGTGACGAGTCCTTCCCATCACTCTGACAATGAAGACTTATGCGACAGAAGCAACGCTTCCTCCTGGTCTTTCTACTCTGATGAGGACTCTGACGGCGGTCCTCATTCGTGGTCCGAGTACTCGAGCGACCACTCTAGCGACACGGCCCCTGTGGGCAGCTCCCCTGTGGAGGGGCTCGCTTCCCTCACAAATGAAGACCGAGGATTGGCAGAAGTCGCTCCTCAAAAAAGCTCCCGTCACGTCCAGTGTTTCATCTGCAACGAGCGAGTCCAAACAAACCTGAAAACTCACTTGAGAACCCACTTCCCTGACGGTCAGTACACCTGCCCGCGCTGCGACAGCCGCTTCAAGCTTTTCACCTCGCTCAAGCTGCATTTGAAGAGAATTTGCTCCGACCACTTTCGGCAGCAAGCGGGCGCGGGTCCGGCACCGGGCCAGGATCGCTACAAATGCGACCAGTGCGAGGAGGCGTTCAAGTACAAACTGTCCCTGGAAGCGCACCAGCGGACCCACAACGAGCTCTACTGCAGCGTGTGCAGGAAGGTGTTGAAGGACGCCGCCATGTTGGAAAGGCACAAGTCTTCCCACCCTGGCTTTCAGTGCACTCGCTGTGAGGAGACCTTCACTCTTTTTAAGCCCCTGATCAGACACTTTGAAGACCTCCACAAGATCAGCAGGCCCTTTGATTGCGACCACTGCCCCAAAACCTTCCCCAGCATTCGCTTGTTGATCAGACACGAGTGGAAGCACACGGGCAGTCTGCCCTTCCGGTGCGCGCTTTGCGGCCTGCGATTCAGAAACGACGCTGATCTCGTTTCGCATCAACGGGTTCACACCAAGGAGAAGCCCTACCTCTGCGCCGAGTGCGGGAAAACCTTCTCCCAGAGGTCCAATCTGCTGCGCCACCTGCATTTTATCCACAGCGAGTCGAAAAACGAGAAGAAACACTTCTGCACCGAGTGCCAGGCGTCCTTCAAAGAGAAAGGTTCGCTGAGGCTGCACCAGAGGCGGAAGCACCACAAACAACTCTTCCGCCATCCGTGCCCAGACTGCGGCAAGACCTTCTCTGCGTCGTCCATCAACAGACACAAGCTGATTCACACGGGAGAGAGACCTTTCAAATGCACCGTCCCCGACTGCGACAAGTCCTTCCTGTCTACGGCGGAGGTGAAGAAGCACGTGCTCATGTTCCACTCCACCGAAAGACCGTTCAAATGTGACGTCTGCCCAAAGGCCTTTGTCACTGTCGGCTTACTGAACATGCACGCCAAGATACACTTGGGCAAGAAGCCGTTTGTTTGCGACATTTGCCTCAAGGCTTTCCCAAGGCGCCACAGCATGAACCGCCACAAAAAACTTGTGCATTCAATTGCAAGCTAG
- the LOC129170694 gene encoding zinc finger protein 774-like isoform X1 produces the protein MNTGVQLPVSALRLLVSPIQLVSAAIWQTVQQRVVADYGMLEDFVSMVTDIVPELLASSQRAQLILGLRARAVLELCQCEPTANFNIMQQHLERMNILIKMYATDEDDDPCSEFVDFVRHLLHSPAEREHFFVNVFPEEFGPSYDKALDALMEIFLSRLEAFLPWRTFQQVASTCDEVSSALVSSMESMRHCEELRTLLHNHREHSQLGNNDDSVDGTRILSALKRAAVKEHGLQGERPSALSPHGESETVTGDRIKTEIDEADWVEIADWEENAKSQLSNVSSPPMGDHVQVEKRDQSLPSRSVRANRGLKMKMILLEEKKGLNEDEDLPVKVSVTSPSHHSDNEDLCDRSNASSWSFYSDEDSDGGPHSWSEYSSDHSSDTAPVGSSPVEGLASLTNEDRGLAEVAPQKSSRHVQCFICNERVQTNLKTHLRTHFPDGQYTCPRCDSRFKLFTSLKLHLKRICSDHFRQQAGAGPAPGQDRYKCDQCEEAFKYKLSLEAHQRTHNELYCSVCRKVLKDAAMLERHKSSHPGFQCTRCEETFTLFKPLIRHFEDLHKISRPFDCDHCPKTFPSIRLLIRHEWKHTGSLPFRCALCGLRFRNDADLVSHQRVHTKEKPYLCAECGKTFSQRSNLLRHLHFIHSESKNEKKHFCTECQASFKEKGSLRLHQRRKHHKQLFRHPCPDCGKTFSASSINRHKLIHTGERPFKCTVPDCDKSFLSTAEVKKHVLMFHSTERPFKCDVCPKAFVTVGLLNMHAKIHLGKKPFVCDICLKAFPRRHSMNRHKKLVHSIAS, from the exons atgaatacag GTGTGCAACTTCCGGTTTCCGCTTTGCGCCTGCTGGTGTCACCAATTCAGCTTGTGTCGGCAGCAATCTGGCAGACCGTCCAGCAAAGAGTTGTGGCAGATTATGGGATGCTGGAGGATTTTGTTTCTATGGTGACAGACATTGTCCCAGAGCTGCTCGCCAGCTCCCAGAGGGCCCAACTCATCCTGGGCCTACGAGCGCGG GCTGTCTTGGAGTTATGTCAGTGCGAACCAACAGCCAATTTCAACATCATGCAGCAACACCTGGAGAGGATGAACATCCTCATCAAG ATGTATGCTACGGACGAGGATGACGATCCGTGCTCAGAATTTGTCGATTTTGTCAGACACTTGCTGCACAGTCCTGCTGAGAGGGAACACTTCTTTGTG AATGTTTTTCCAGAAGAGTTTGGCCCTTCATATGACAAAGCCCTTGACGCCCTGATGGAGATCTTTCTGTCCAGGCTTGAGGCTTTTCTTCCTTGGCGAACGTTCCAACag gTGGCGTCCACGTGTGATGAGGTGTCCTCTGCTCTGGTAAGCAGTATGGAGTCCATGCGGCACTGCGAGGAGCTCAGGACCCTGCTGCACAATCACAGGGAACACAGCCAGCTCGGAAACAACG ATGATTCCGTGGATGGCACCCGCATCCTGTCGGCTCTCAAGCGTGCCGCAGTGAAAGAACACGGCCTCCAGGGTGAGCGTCCAAGCGCACTTTCTCCGCACGGGGAATCGGAAACAGTCACAGGGGATCGCATCAAGACAGAGATCGACGAGGCTGATTGGGTAGAAATCGCAGATTGGgaggaaaatgcaaaaagtcAATTAAGTAATGTTTCTTCTCCTCCGATGGGCGACCACGTTCAAGTGGAAAAACGCGATCAGTCACTGCCGTCGCGATCTGTGCGAGCAAACCGAGGCTTAAAGATGAAAATGATTTTGTTGGAAGAGAAGAAAGGACTCAACGAGGACGAAGATCTCCCCGTGAAAGTGTCCGTGACGAGTCCTTCCCATCACTCTGACAATGAAGACTTATGCGACAGAAGCAACGCTTCCTCCTGGTCTTTCTACTCTGATGAGGACTCTGACGGCGGTCCTCATTCGTGGTCCGAGTACTCGAGCGACCACTCTAGCGACACGGCCCCTGTGGGCAGCTCCCCTGTGGAGGGGCTCGCTTCCCTCACAAATGAAGACCGAGGATTGGCAGAAGTCGCTCCTCAAAAAAGCTCCCGTCACGTCCAGTGTTTCATCTGCAACGAGCGAGTCCAAACAAACCTGAAAACTCACTTGAGAACCCACTTCCCTGACGGTCAGTACACCTGCCCGCGCTGCGACAGCCGCTTCAAGCTTTTCACCTCGCTCAAGCTGCATTTGAAGAGAATTTGCTCCGACCACTTTCGGCAGCAAGCGGGCGCGGGTCCGGCACCGGGCCAGGATCGCTACAAATGCGACCAGTGCGAGGAGGCGTTCAAGTACAAACTGTCCCTGGAAGCGCACCAGCGGACCCACAACGAGCTCTACTGCAGCGTGTGCAGGAAGGTGTTGAAGGACGCCGCCATGTTGGAAAGGCACAAGTCTTCCCACCCTGGCTTTCAGTGCACTCGCTGTGAGGAGACCTTCACTCTTTTTAAGCCCCTGATCAGACACTTTGAAGACCTCCACAAGATCAGCAGGCCCTTTGATTGCGACCACTGCCCCAAAACCTTCCCCAGCATTCGCTTGTTGATCAGACACGAGTGGAAGCACACGGGCAGTCTGCCCTTCCGGTGCGCGCTTTGCGGCCTGCGATTCAGAAACGACGCTGATCTCGTTTCGCATCAACGGGTTCACACCAAGGAGAAGCCCTACCTCTGCGCCGAGTGCGGGAAAACCTTCTCCCAGAGGTCCAATCTGCTGCGCCACCTGCATTTTATCCACAGCGAGTCGAAAAACGAGAAGAAACACTTCTGCACCGAGTGCCAGGCGTCCTTCAAAGAGAAAGGTTCGCTGAGGCTGCACCAGAGGCGGAAGCACCACAAACAACTCTTCCGCCATCCGTGCCCAGACTGCGGCAAGACCTTCTCTGCGTCGTCCATCAACAGACACAAGCTGATTCACACGGGAGAGAGACCTTTCAAATGCACCGTCCCCGACTGCGACAAGTCCTTCCTGTCTACGGCGGAGGTGAAGAAGCACGTGCTCATGTTCCACTCCACCGAAAGACCGTTCAAATGTGACGTCTGCCCAAAGGCCTTTGTCACTGTCGGCTTACTGAACATGCACGCCAAGATACACTTGGGCAAGAAGCCGTTTGTTTGCGACATTTGCCTCAAGGCTTTCCCAAGGCGCCACAGCATGAACCGCCACAAAAAACTTGTGCATTCAATTGCAAGCTAG
- the LOC129170703 gene encoding myeloid-associated differentiation marker homolog, whose product MVTVDVKALAAPVGIVRILEVIFTCISFSLVASVTGHSTDSFWTWCMFTWCFCFCVTILVLLLDFLSLGSKLPISWDDFTTAFAMLATLMVLSASIIFATVFTCSKCSELIAACVTSFLAFVLYAVEVGLTRARPGEISGFLSTVPGLLKVLEAYVACIIFVCLQYSNYQLYAGLQWCVAVYSICFIFALLVIICTVCRLLALFPAPFDKVLIVCNVLAVLMYITAVVIWPFYSFKNHPRPAICSLFPASCAWNMLAVVAFMTCVNLIAYIVDTFYSFRLVFFVSRS is encoded by the exons atgGTGACGGTGGACGTGAAGGCGCTGGCGGCCCCCGTGGGCATCGTGAGGATCCTGGAGGTGATCTTCACCTGCATCTCCTTCAGCCTGGTGGCGTCCGTCACCGGCCACTCCACGGACTCCTTCTGGACTTGGTGCATGTTCACCTGGTGCTTCTGCTTCTGCGTCACCATCCTCGTACTTTTGCTGGACTTCCTGAGTCTGGGATCCAAGTTGCCCATCTCCTGGGATGACTTCACCACCGCCTTTGCCATGCTGGCCACGCTCATG GTGCTGAGCGCATCCATCATCTTCGCGACAGTCTTCACGTGCTCCAAATGCTCCGAACTGATCGCGGCGTGCGTGACTTCCTTCCTGGCCTTCGTCTTGTACGCCGTGGAGGTCGGCCTGACCCGGGCCAGGCCCGGCGAGATCAGCGGCTTCCTGTCGACGGTGCCGGGTCTCCTGAAGGTGCTGGAGGCGTACGTGGCCTGCATCATCTTCGTCTGCTTGCAGTACAGCAACTACCAGCTGTACGCGGGGCTGCAGTGGTGCGTCGCCGTCTACTCCATCTGCTTCATTTTTGCGCTGCTGGTCATCATTTGCACCGTTTGCCGCCTGCTGGCCCTCTTCCCGGCCCCGTTTGATAAAGTTCTCATTGTGTGCAACGTGTTGGCCGTCTTGATGTACATCACCGCCGTGGTCATCTGGCCGTTTTACAGCTTCAAGAATCATCCCCGACCGGCCATCTGCTCTCTGTTCCCAGCATCTTGCGCGTGGAATATGTTGGCCGTGGTCGCTTTCATGACGTGCGTCAACCTTATTGCTTACATCGTTGATACCTTTTATTCCTTCCGGCTTGTCTTCTTTGTGAGCAGAAGCTAA
- the LOC129170694 gene encoding zinc finger protein 774-like isoform X2, whose protein sequence is MNTAIWQTVQQRVVADYGMLEDFVSMVTDIVPELLASSQRAQLILGLRARAVLELCQCEPTANFNIMQQHLERMNILIKMYATDEDDDPCSEFVDFVRHLLHSPAEREHFFVNVFPEEFGPSYDKALDALMEIFLSRLEAFLPWRTFQQVASTCDEVSSALVSSMESMRHCEELRTLLHNHREHSQLGNNDDSVDGTRILSALKRAAVKEHGLQGERPSALSPHGESETVTGDRIKTEIDEADWVEIADWEENAKSQLSNVSSPPMGDHVQVEKRDQSLPSRSVRANRGLKMKMILLEEKKGLNEDEDLPVKVSVTSPSHHSDNEDLCDRSNASSWSFYSDEDSDGGPHSWSEYSSDHSSDTAPVGSSPVEGLASLTNEDRGLAEVAPQKSSRHVQCFICNERVQTNLKTHLRTHFPDGQYTCPRCDSRFKLFTSLKLHLKRICSDHFRQQAGAGPAPGQDRYKCDQCEEAFKYKLSLEAHQRTHNELYCSVCRKVLKDAAMLERHKSSHPGFQCTRCEETFTLFKPLIRHFEDLHKISRPFDCDHCPKTFPSIRLLIRHEWKHTGSLPFRCALCGLRFRNDADLVSHQRVHTKEKPYLCAECGKTFSQRSNLLRHLHFIHSESKNEKKHFCTECQASFKEKGSLRLHQRRKHHKQLFRHPCPDCGKTFSASSINRHKLIHTGERPFKCTVPDCDKSFLSTAEVKKHVLMFHSTERPFKCDVCPKAFVTVGLLNMHAKIHLGKKPFVCDICLKAFPRRHSMNRHKKLVHSIAS, encoded by the exons atgaatacag CAATCTGGCAGACCGTCCAGCAAAGAGTTGTGGCAGATTATGGGATGCTGGAGGATTTTGTTTCTATGGTGACAGACATTGTCCCAGAGCTGCTCGCCAGCTCCCAGAGGGCCCAACTCATCCTGGGCCTACGAGCGCGG GCTGTCTTGGAGTTATGTCAGTGCGAACCAACAGCCAATTTCAACATCATGCAGCAACACCTGGAGAGGATGAACATCCTCATCAAG ATGTATGCTACGGACGAGGATGACGATCCGTGCTCAGAATTTGTCGATTTTGTCAGACACTTGCTGCACAGTCCTGCTGAGAGGGAACACTTCTTTGTG AATGTTTTTCCAGAAGAGTTTGGCCCTTCATATGACAAAGCCCTTGACGCCCTGATGGAGATCTTTCTGTCCAGGCTTGAGGCTTTTCTTCCTTGGCGAACGTTCCAACag gTGGCGTCCACGTGTGATGAGGTGTCCTCTGCTCTGGTAAGCAGTATGGAGTCCATGCGGCACTGCGAGGAGCTCAGGACCCTGCTGCACAATCACAGGGAACACAGCCAGCTCGGAAACAACG ATGATTCCGTGGATGGCACCCGCATCCTGTCGGCTCTCAAGCGTGCCGCAGTGAAAGAACACGGCCTCCAGGGTGAGCGTCCAAGCGCACTTTCTCCGCACGGGGAATCGGAAACAGTCACAGGGGATCGCATCAAGACAGAGATCGACGAGGCTGATTGGGTAGAAATCGCAGATTGGgaggaaaatgcaaaaagtcAATTAAGTAATGTTTCTTCTCCTCCGATGGGCGACCACGTTCAAGTGGAAAAACGCGATCAGTCACTGCCGTCGCGATCTGTGCGAGCAAACCGAGGCTTAAAGATGAAAATGATTTTGTTGGAAGAGAAGAAAGGACTCAACGAGGACGAAGATCTCCCCGTGAAAGTGTCCGTGACGAGTCCTTCCCATCACTCTGACAATGAAGACTTATGCGACAGAAGCAACGCTTCCTCCTGGTCTTTCTACTCTGATGAGGACTCTGACGGCGGTCCTCATTCGTGGTCCGAGTACTCGAGCGACCACTCTAGCGACACGGCCCCTGTGGGCAGCTCCCCTGTGGAGGGGCTCGCTTCCCTCACAAATGAAGACCGAGGATTGGCAGAAGTCGCTCCTCAAAAAAGCTCCCGTCACGTCCAGTGTTTCATCTGCAACGAGCGAGTCCAAACAAACCTGAAAACTCACTTGAGAACCCACTTCCCTGACGGTCAGTACACCTGCCCGCGCTGCGACAGCCGCTTCAAGCTTTTCACCTCGCTCAAGCTGCATTTGAAGAGAATTTGCTCCGACCACTTTCGGCAGCAAGCGGGCGCGGGTCCGGCACCGGGCCAGGATCGCTACAAATGCGACCAGTGCGAGGAGGCGTTCAAGTACAAACTGTCCCTGGAAGCGCACCAGCGGACCCACAACGAGCTCTACTGCAGCGTGTGCAGGAAGGTGTTGAAGGACGCCGCCATGTTGGAAAGGCACAAGTCTTCCCACCCTGGCTTTCAGTGCACTCGCTGTGAGGAGACCTTCACTCTTTTTAAGCCCCTGATCAGACACTTTGAAGACCTCCACAAGATCAGCAGGCCCTTTGATTGCGACCACTGCCCCAAAACCTTCCCCAGCATTCGCTTGTTGATCAGACACGAGTGGAAGCACACGGGCAGTCTGCCCTTCCGGTGCGCGCTTTGCGGCCTGCGATTCAGAAACGACGCTGATCTCGTTTCGCATCAACGGGTTCACACCAAGGAGAAGCCCTACCTCTGCGCCGAGTGCGGGAAAACCTTCTCCCAGAGGTCCAATCTGCTGCGCCACCTGCATTTTATCCACAGCGAGTCGAAAAACGAGAAGAAACACTTCTGCACCGAGTGCCAGGCGTCCTTCAAAGAGAAAGGTTCGCTGAGGCTGCACCAGAGGCGGAAGCACCACAAACAACTCTTCCGCCATCCGTGCCCAGACTGCGGCAAGACCTTCTCTGCGTCGTCCATCAACAGACACAAGCTGATTCACACGGGAGAGAGACCTTTCAAATGCACCGTCCCCGACTGCGACAAGTCCTTCCTGTCTACGGCGGAGGTGAAGAAGCACGTGCTCATGTTCCACTCCACCGAAAGACCGTTCAAATGTGACGTCTGCCCAAAGGCCTTTGTCACTGTCGGCTTACTGAACATGCACGCCAAGATACACTTGGGCAAGAAGCCGTTTGTTTGCGACATTTGCCTCAAGGCTTTCCCAAGGCGCCACAGCATGAACCGCCACAAAAAACTTGTGCATTCAATTGCAAGCTAG